Proteins co-encoded in one Caloenas nicobarica isolate bCalNic1 chromosome 19, bCalNic1.hap1, whole genome shotgun sequence genomic window:
- the LOC135996681 gene encoding olfactory receptor 14A16-like, whose protein sequence is MSNSSSITQFLLLPFTGTRELQLLHFWLFLGIYLAALLGNGLVITTIACDQHLHTPMYFFLLNLSFLDLGSISITVPKSMANSLWDTRAISYTGCAAQVFLFVLHIAAEFYLLTVMSYDRYVAICKPLHYGTLLGSRACVHMAAAAWASGFLTALLHTANTFSLPLCKGNALDQFFCEIPQILRLSCSETYLREAGLLVVGVLTVFGCFVFIVVSYVQIFRAVRRIPSEQGRHKAFSMCLPHLAVVSLFVSTGMFAYLKPSSVSSPSLDLVVSVLYSVVPPAVNPLIYSMRNQELKDVLRKLMAGCFSKAINGPTSLHHP, encoded by the coding sequence atgtccaacagcagctccatcacccagttcctcctcctgccgttcACAggcacacgggagctgcagctcttgcacttctggctcttcctgggcatctacctggctgccctcctgggcaatggcctcgtcatcaccaccatagcctgtgaccagcacctgcacacTCCCatgtatttcttcctcctcaacctctccttccttgacctgggctccatctccattactgtccccaagtccatggccaattccctttgggacaccagggccatctcctacacaggatgtgctgcccaggtctttcTCTTTGTCTTACATATTGCAGCAGAGTTTTATCtcctcaccgtcatgtcctatgaccgctacgttgccatctgcaaacccctgcactacgggaccctcctgggcagcagagcttgtgtccacatggcagcagctgcctgggccagtgggtttctcactgctctgctgcacacggccaatacattttcactgccactctgcaagggcaatgccctggaccagttcttctgtgaaatcccccagatcctcaggctctcctgctcagaaacCTACCTTAGGGAAGCTGGGCTGCTTGTGGTTGGTGTCTTAAcagtatttgggtgttttgttttcattgtggtgtcctacgtgcagatcttcagggctgtgcggaggatcccctctgagcagggacggcacaaagccttttccatgtgcctccctcacctggctgtggtctccttgtttgtcagcactggcatgtttgcctacctgaagccctcATCtgtctcctccccatccctggacctggtggtgtctgttctgtactcagtggtgcctccagcagtgaaccccctcatctacagcatgaggaaccaggagctcaaggatgtCCTGAGGAAACTAATGGCTggatgcttttcaaaagcaataaacGGCCCAACTTCTTTACATCACCCATGA